The following are encoded in a window of Actinomyces oris genomic DNA:
- a CDS encoding ABC transporter permease subunit, giving the protein MLTRLAGCLRTGDLVTGISRLLALACLVGLVGMLPWLSGKDPALTILRATSSDREPTPEVLASIRKSIGIDGGPLHVIGHWLAGVARGDLGRSWVSGADVGPDAVDAFGVSLSLMAAALGVGVIVAAALVLPALRDGLRGRPRPRGGAASAVLISLPEYLLAPILMLVLAVYLRILPPFGWGSPEKVIMPALSLGLPTGGYLGGLVSDAVTATFSERWVATWSTAGIRGRPLAGAVLRRALAPLTGQVALVVVALTGGAVAVEKIFAIPGLGRELLDAASAQDVPALQAQILLLLALALTTGVIAGAVRRLLMGRAAGAGGLTAPPPVEHPGRAARVIAVSGAALLALMVAVGIRRDPYAVVADKLAQPSAALPLGADSLGRDVLARVAHGAVSTVSGAVIVTVVCFVIAILVGLAPRAATGFIEVANAAPPILAGLIVAGVSGPSATGAAIAVAGVGWAPLASHAAGLVAENRQRPDVLLAPVLGEGRLRITLTRVLPAVVGPLARHAALRLPGKALALAALGFLGLGAQSPAPEWGLVLSDALPYIERAPWAVATPAAALVVLSITSVAASRSMRR; this is encoded by the coding sequence GTGCTCACTCGGCTCGCCGGGTGCCTGCGAACGGGCGACCTCGTCACCGGCATCTCGCGCCTGCTCGCCCTGGCCTGCCTCGTGGGTCTGGTGGGCATGCTGCCATGGCTCTCGGGCAAGGACCCGGCCCTGACGATCCTGCGCGCCACCTCCTCCGACCGGGAGCCCACACCGGAGGTCCTGGCATCCATCCGCAAGAGCATCGGGATCGACGGCGGCCCCCTCCACGTCATCGGGCACTGGCTGGCCGGAGTGGCCCGCGGCGACCTGGGCCGCTCCTGGGTCTCGGGAGCCGACGTCGGCCCGGACGCCGTGGACGCCTTCGGAGTCTCCCTGAGCCTCATGGCCGCCGCGCTCGGCGTCGGAGTCATCGTGGCCGCCGCCCTGGTCCTGCCCGCCCTGCGCGACGGGCTGCGAGGGCGCCCCCGGCCCCGCGGCGGCGCCGCCTCCGCGGTCCTCATCTCCCTGCCCGAGTACCTCCTCGCCCCGATCCTCATGCTCGTCCTGGCCGTCTACCTCAGGATCCTGCCGCCCTTCGGGTGGGGCAGCCCCGAGAAGGTCATCATGCCGGCCCTCAGCCTGGGCCTGCCCACCGGCGGCTACCTCGGCGGACTCGTCTCCGACGCCGTCACCGCCACCTTCTCCGAACGGTGGGTGGCCACCTGGTCCACCGCCGGCATTCGCGGCCGACCCCTGGCAGGGGCCGTGCTGCGGCGGGCCCTGGCACCACTGACCGGGCAGGTGGCGCTCGTCGTCGTCGCCCTGACCGGCGGCGCGGTCGCCGTGGAGAAGATCTTCGCCATCCCCGGGCTGGGGCGCGAGCTCCTGGACGCCGCCTCCGCCCAGGACGTGCCGGCCCTCCAGGCCCAGATCCTGCTGCTGCTCGCCCTGGCGCTGACCACCGGCGTCATCGCCGGAGCGGTCCGACGCCTCCTCATGGGGCGGGCCGCTGGGGCGGGCGGACTCACAGCACCGCCCCCGGTGGAGCACCCGGGGCGGGCTGCCCGCGTCATCGCCGTCAGCGGTGCCGCCCTGCTGGCCCTCATGGTGGCCGTCGGGATCCGGCGCGACCCCTACGCCGTCGTCGCGGACAAGCTCGCACAGCCCAGCGCAGCCCTCCCGCTGGGCGCCGACTCGCTCGGGCGCGACGTGCTGGCACGGGTGGCTCACGGGGCCGTGTCCACGGTGAGCGGAGCCGTCATCGTCACGGTGGTCTGCTTCGTCATCGCCATCCTGGTGGGGCTGGCGCCGCGGGCGGCCACGGGGTTCATCGAGGTCGCCAACGCCGCCCCGCCGATCCTGGCCGGCCTCATCGTCGCCGGCGTCTCCGGGCCCAGCGCCACGGGCGCCGCCATCGCCGTGGCCGGCGTCGGCTGGGCGCCTCTGGCCTCCCACGCCGCCGGGCTCGTCGCCGAGAACCGGCAGCGCCCCGACGTCTTGCTCGCCCCGGTCCTGGGGGAGGGGCGGTTGCGGATCACCCTGACCCGGGTCCTGCCCGCCGTCGTCGGCCCCCTGGCGCGCCACGCGGCCCTGAGGCTGCCCGGCAAGGCCCTGGCCCTGGCCGCCCTGGGATTCCTCGGCCTGGGCGCCCAGAGCCCCGCACCGGAGTGGGGGCTGGTCCTGTCCGACGCGCTGCCCTACATCGAACGGGCCCCCTGGGCCGTGGCCACGCCCGCCGCCGCCCTCGTGGTCCTGTCGATCACATCGGTCGCCGCCTCCCGTAGCATGCGGCGCTGA
- a CDS encoding DUF4242 domain-containing protein, protein MSLQLFELVPTTPSREAAEALIAQVSQAVEAAGASVLESQVTASHERIFTIVELDSDDVTGLTEAVRSAAADAEVTGPDEVRLVGAELEDVRALARKADYLVEWDIPEEISMETYLARKKANSPKYAQVPEVSFLRTYVREDTVKCLCFYDAPDEEAVVRAREAVSTPIDRLHALEG, encoded by the coding sequence ATGTCGCTCCAGCTCTTCGAGCTCGTCCCCACCACCCCGTCACGCGAGGCCGCCGAGGCCCTCATCGCGCAGGTCTCCCAGGCCGTTGAGGCCGCCGGCGCCTCCGTCCTGGAGTCGCAGGTCACCGCCAGTCACGAACGCATCTTCACCATCGTCGAGCTCGACTCCGACGACGTCACCGGCCTGACCGAGGCCGTCCGGTCCGCTGCGGCCGACGCCGAGGTCACCGGCCCCGACGAGGTCCGCCTCGTGGGCGCCGAGCTGGAGGACGTGCGAGCCCTGGCCCGCAAGGCCGACTACCTCGTGGAGTGGGACATCCCCGAGGAGATCTCCATGGAGACCTACCTGGCGCGCAAGAAGGCCAACTCCCCCAAGTACGCCCAGGTGCCGGAGGTGAGCTTCCTGCGCACCTACGTGCGTGAGGACACGGTCAAGTGCCTGTGCTTCTACGACGCCCCCGATGAGGAGGCCGTGGTGCGCGCCCGCGAGGCCGTCTCCACCCCGATCGACCGCCTCCACGCCCTGGAGGGCTGA
- a CDS encoding helix-turn-helix domain-containing protein, translated as MSTAANSSTVTTSWEQLRQESLAAMTEAERAEYNRAAIETEARLQLAELVYNARAAAGISQTELARRAGTRQSVISAIENGAQAPGGVMLARIAHALGGTLGIHVAA; from the coding sequence ATGAGCACCGCCGCGAACAGCTCCACCGTCACCACCTCGTGGGAGCAGCTCAGGCAGGAGTCGCTGGCCGCCATGACCGAGGCCGAGCGAGCCGAGTACAACCGGGCTGCCATCGAGACCGAGGCCCGCCTCCAACTTGCCGAGCTGGTTTACAACGCGCGTGCGGCCGCAGGAATCTCCCAGACAGAACTGGCCCGACGCGCAGGAACACGTCAGTCCGTCATCTCAGCGATTGAAAACGGCGCTCAAGCACCCGGTGGCGTCATGCTCGCACGTATCGCTCACGCCCTCGGCGGAACTCTCGGGATTCACGTCGCCGCCTAA
- a CDS encoding type II toxin-antitoxin system RelE/ParE family toxin produces the protein MSVRWSIEFSEEVRIWYAGLTPTGKASIDRVLERLALQGNMLRMPHSRPLGDGLHELRFPCENVNRRITYVFDPDRRVVTLTTFRKQRQNERTEVLRARRAQAAHEASRHAEEKNGRRS, from the coding sequence GTGAGTGTGAGGTGGTCGATTGAGTTCTCCGAGGAGGTGCGCATCTGGTACGCGGGACTGACTCCCACCGGCAAGGCCTCGATAGACCGGGTCCTCGAACGGCTTGCCCTGCAGGGCAATATGCTCCGTATGCCACACTCCCGACCACTCGGCGACGGGCTACATGAACTGCGGTTCCCCTGCGAGAACGTCAACCGCCGAATCACGTACGTGTTCGACCCGGACCGCCGAGTCGTCACTCTCACAACGTTCCGCAAGCAACGTCAGAACGAGCGAACCGAGGTCCTGCGCGCCAGGCGAGCGCAAGCCGCTCACGAGGCCAGTCGGCACGCTGAAGAGAAGAACGGGAGAAGATCATGA